The Cryptococcus deuterogattii R265 chromosome 3, complete sequence genome has a segment encoding these proteins:
- a CDS encoding aldehyde dehydrogenase family 7 member A1, with protein MRAMSNIIGGAETKVTSDSRPLSTRAHAVLSALNIPVDNTAPIPGVFDGQWKGSGEELVSKCPATGEILARVRGASVEETQAAIAKSKEAYRIIRSMPAPKRGEVVRQIREALEAKVSELGDLVSLEMGKIKSEGKGEVQEFIDVCDFATGLSRTMTGRVLPSERLEHVIYEIPNPLGVVGILSAFNFPVAVYGWNLTVALATGNSTIWKPAPSTPLTAIAVARLIQPVLEKNGLPGATAALVCGGVDVGKTIVGSENIPLVSFTGSEKVGKEVGKTVSDRFGKTILELGGNNAVIVDKDADLPLALQSVLFAAVGTAGQRCTSTRRLLLHKSIAKEFLSKLLPVYDAQAPSPHLMVGDPLQTSTLIGPLHNDAAVKKYEETLQTVTSRGGEILTQRSGRIDGMNKEVEGGNWVWPTVVRPRKDDPCWKEEVFAPILYVTEFETLEEAIEINNSVPQGLSSALFTSDLKSLGKWLGSEGSDCGIVNVNVGTSGAEIGAGFGGNKSTGWGRESGGDAWKQYVRWSAATVNYSSKVALAQGVSFGIGA; from the exons ATGCGAGCTATGTCGAACATCATCGGCGGAGCTGAGACCAAGGTCACATCTGACTCTCGTCCCCTTTCAACCCGTGCCCACGCAGTCCTTTCTGCCCTCAACATTCCTGTCGATAACACTGCCCCTATTCCCGGTGTCTTCGACGGTCAGTGGAAGGGGTCTGGTGAAGAGCTCGTTTCTAAGTGTCCTGCCACCGGTGAGATCCTAGCTAGGGTTAGGGGT GCCAGCGTCGAGGAAACTCAAGCAGCCATTGCCAAGTCAAAGGAGGCTTACCGGATTATCCGCTCCATGCCTGCTCCCAAGCGAGGAGAGGTCGTCCGTCAAATTAGGGAAGCTCTTGAAGCCAAGGTGTCGGAGCTTGGTGACCTCGTCAgtttggaaatgggaaagatCAAGAGTGAAGGCAAGGGTGAAGTTCAGGAGTTCATTGATGTT TGTGACTTTGCTACTGGGCTGTCAAGGACTATGACAGGTCGAGTTCTCCCGAGTGAACGTCTTGAGCATGTTATCTACGAAA TCCCTAACCCTCTGGGTGTTGTCGGTATCCTCTCTGCCTTCAACTTCCCT GTAGCCGTCTAC GGCTG GAACCTCACTGTCGCTCTTGCTACTGGTAATTCCACCATTTGGAAGCCCGCACCTTCAACCCCTTTGACCGCAATCGCTGTCGCTCGTCTCATTCAGCCTGTCCTCGAGAAAAACGGCCTTCCTGGAGCGACCGCTGCCCTCGTCTGCGGAGGTGTCGACGTTGGAAAGACTATTGTGGGTAGTGAGAATATTCCTTTGG TGAGCTTCACAGGAAGTGAGAAGGTCGGCAAGGAGGTCGGTAAGACCGTAAGCGATCGATTCGGCAAG ACCATCCTTGAACTCGGTGGTAACAACGCCGTCATTGTCGACAAGGATGCCGatcttcctctcgcccTTCAAAGCGTTCTCTTCGCTGCGGTAGGTACCGCTGGTCAGCGATGCACCTCTACTCGTCGTCTCCTCCTACACAAGTCTATTGCGAAAGAGTTTCTTTCTAAGCTTCTCCCAGTCTACGATGCCCAAGCACCCAGCCCTCATTTGATGGTGGGTGACCCTCTCCAGACGTCTACCCTCATCGGTCCTCTTCACAACGATGCGGCCGTGAAGAAGTACGAGGAAACGCTTCAGACTGTGACATCCCGCGGTGGTGAGATCCTTACACAGCGATCAGGTCGAATTGATGGTATGAACAAAGAGGTCGAGGGCGGTAACTGGGTTTGGCCTACTGTCGTCCGACCTAGGAAGGATGACCCCtgctggaaggaagaagtctTCGCCCCCATCCTCTACGTAACCGAATTCGAGACCCTTGAAGAGGCCATCGAAATTAACAACTCTGTGCCCCAAGGCCTTTCAAGTGCCCTATTCACTAGTGACCTCAAGTCTCTCGGCAAGTGGCTCGGTTCCGAAGGTTCTGACTGCGGTATCGTAAATGTCAATGTTGGTACCAGCGGTGCGGAAATCGGTGCTGGATTTGGTGGTAACAAGTCTACTGGTTGGGGACGAGAGTCTGGCGGTGACGCTTGGAAGCAATACGTGAGGTGGTCTGCTGCTACTGTCAACTATTCTAGCAAAGTCGCTCTTGCGCAAGGAGTTAGTTTTGGGATTGGCGCATAA
- a CDS encoding dihydroorotase homodimeric type — protein MPQEIVLSSPADFHVHVRQGKMCELVTPQVAKGGVRTAYVMPNLVPPLTSTDAVVSYKADLEKIDPSVQWLMTLYLHPDVTPAEIRKAAKAGIKGVKSYPRGVTTNSSSGIEDYEVYYPVFKAMEEEGMVLNLHGEVPSDADKNISILNAEVHFLEHLRELATAFPKLRIVLEHATTSAAVEAVASLPSNVACTITAHHLYLTIDEVAPQPHHFCKPLAKEPKDRKALQDAIKSGNEKFFLGSDSAPHPLSSKAPALTDEGAVSACAAGVYTSPILIPLVATLLESFGALDKLEGFVSGHGRKFYGEPAKKGQELTLRRTKENEGFVKGTFRGDGVEVMPFWTGKRLGWEIAQ, from the exons ATGCCACAAGAAATcgtcctttcctctcctgctGA cTTCCATGTCCATGTGagacaaggaaagatgtGCGAGCTCGTCACTCCACAAGTCGCCAAGGGCGGTGTTCGCACCGCGTATGTAATG CCCAACCTCGTCCCACCTCTTACTTCCACCGATGCTGTGGTGTCCTACAAGGCCGAccttgagaagattgatcCCTCTGTTCAGTGGCTCATGACCCTTTACTTGCATCCCGATGTAACTCCTGCTGAGATTCGTAAAGCTGCCAAAGCGGGCATCAAAG GTGTCAAGTCCTACCCTCGAGGAGTCACTACCAACTCCAGTTCAGGCATCGAAGATTACGAGGTCTACTACCCCGTATTCAAGGCtatggaggaggaaggcatGGTCTTGAACTTGCACGGAGAAGTCCCCAGTGACGCTGACAAG AACATCTCAATCCTTAACGCTGAGGTTCACTTCCTCGAGCACCTCCGCGAACTCGCCACCGCTTTCCCCAAGCTCCGTATCGTTCTTGAGCATGCTACCACCTCTGCTGCGGTCGAGGCTGTcgcttcccttccttccaacGTCGCCTGCACCATCACAGCTCACCACCTCTATCTTACTATCGACGAGGTTGCCCCTCAACCACATCACTTCTGCAAGCCTCTTGCCAAGGAGCCCAAGGATAGAAAGGCTCTTCAAGACGCCATCAAGAGTGGGAACGAGAAGTTCTTCTTGGGCAGTGACAGTGCTCCGCACCCCTTGTCCAGCAAGGCCCCTGCTTTAACTGATGAGGGTGCTGTAAGCGCTTGTGCTGCCGGTGTGTACACCAGCCCCATCTTAATCCCTCTAGTTGCGACCCTTTTGGAAAGTTTCGGCGCTTTGGATAAGCTCGAGGGGTTTGTTAGTGGACATGGAAGGAAGTTCTATGGGGAGCCTGCCAAGAAGGGACAGGAGTTGACgttgaggaggacgaaggagaatgaaggtTTCGTTAAGGGAACATTCAGGGGTGACGGTGTCGAGGTGATGCCTTTCTGGACTGGCAAGAGGTTGGGTTGGGAAATCGCTCAATGA